CTGGATGCGCGAGAGAAACGAAGTCGGCTGTTGCGAAAGCCGCCGCGCCTCGGCCGGTGTGTGGACCAGCACGTCCAGCGACCATGTCCGCAGTCCGAAAAGAGCGGCAATGGCGGCGGTCCGGGCCGGCGGCCGCAAATCCGTCTCCATCTCCACATACAAATCGAGGTCGCTCTCCGGTCCGGCCTCGCCACGGGCATGGCTGCCGAACAGGATAATCCGGTTCGGGGCAAAAGCCTTGGCGATGGTGTCGGCGACGGTTTGAATATGGGTGCGGTCCATGGCAGCAATCAAGCATACGGCGGGGCGGCTGTCCAGGGGGTGCTGGAACAGAGACCTGCGGGCGGGATTGGGCGGTGGGGTAAAGGCAGAACGGCCTTGTCCGGACGCTTCGGTGGCGGTGCGGCTGTTCGATCTGCTGCACGCCCCCGAGGCGTCGGACACCTCGGCGCTGAAAAATTCCCCCTACCGCCGGGCCGACGTCGGGGAGTATCGCATCGTCTACCGCGTTGAGGATGATGTGTTGCTGGAGCCGCTCATTGGGAAACGGAACGACGGGGATGTATATAAGCGGTTGGGGCGGATGGGGTGAGTTGCGAGAATGAATTGGCAGATATTAAGTCGGCCGCTCCATGAACATGGAGCGGCCGACAGTTTTTGTTAGTTAAAATTAAATCGTTTCCACGGAATATTGCCGGGATGGACATGTGAAAGGAACGTCACGATGTCTGTCCTGCCTTGGTATTCGGGGAGGCCACGATGATCTTGCTTCATCAGTACAATGGGCATCCCTGGAAAATACCGTTGAAAGGCTGACCGGGCGTCATCCAGGCAGTTTTGGGAGTTAAATACGAATGGTTTGACCGCAACTACGGCAAACATGACATCTTGCTCTTTGATTACGGCAGCTTCGATGGTGGTCATAGCTTTTTCCACCTAGCCCCGGGGCGGACAGTCATCATTTCCATGACTGTCTTTCTGGCCGATCTGGCCGTTTTTGTTATGGATTACAAGTTCTGAGCCGATCTTGCTGCTGTGTTCCCGCGCCCAGTCAGTCGTTTCGCTCTTCTTGTCAAAGTGACGGGAGACGCGGGAGTTGCCGCTGTCCTTGGAATCCCAACCGCCGCGGGAGGAATTGGGGACAACATGTGTACTTTTAGCCATGATAAGTCCTTGTCCTGTTTTCACAGGATTTGGGCGGACTCAAGCTTGACATGGGAGGGTTGCGTGGCTAGAGATATAAGTGCAAGTTAATCTTAGCATGCAACCCGCATGCCAAGGGCCGCGAGTCCGCCGCGTGTGGGCAAGCGGCCTTTGTCTTTTTATATTGTCGGAGCCTTTTCAGGCTTCGTTGGTCAATTTTTCAAGCTGATTGCGCACCAACCCTTGGCCGACATGCTGGGCCAATATCCTATAGTTTTTCTGATCATGGCGAACTCTACCTGCGACAATAGCATCATGAATATGCAATTTTCGGGCTAAACTCTTGATGGAAGCAATGCGTGCGCTTTTAAAAGCGGTGTGCCCCATTTCAGTGCCGGGGATTGCCGCCTCTAACGCGACTGCATCCGCTTCACTCTCCTGCCCCGTAAACTCGATGTCGAGGTCGTCGAGATAGTAATCATCCTCTTCGGCTAAGTGTCCGCAAGCGAGATGTGCAAGCTCATGTAAAAGAACAAACCAAAAATTATCCAAGCGGTCATATCGGCATGTTTGTGCGATAATCGGCTTGCCGTCAACAAAAAAAACAGCACCATCAAGGTAAGTTCTTCTAAAGTGAGATAAATATATGTGCCCAATACCCTTGGTGCGCAACACCTCTAGGGCTTGATCAATGCCATCGGGTAAGGCACTCTTTTGAACAATATTACGTAAAAACTCAGTGGTTATCTCGGCTTGATTGAAATCGGTACCAGGGATTGCATTGCGCGCACGAGCCTTGGCGCAGAGCAACCAAGCTTGCGTAGCATAGGTGTCAGCCTTGGCACTCAAGCGGTTACCTTGTCGGAGGCATGCAGCCAGTGTCTTGTCGCAGGCAACGCCAGCCATGCGGCATGCTTCCGCCATGATTTCCTGGGCATCATTTTTATAGTCGAATTTTCCAGCAATTCGTAACGCCGCAGCAACTTCCTTGGTCGGATAGCGCGTCCAATCTATTGATATGGATGAATTCGAAGTGGTTTCATCTTCGCCAATCAACAGTTCCAGGGGGATTCCTAGATGCCTGTTCAGCGCACGAATCATCGAGAGCGTCAGGGGACGTTTTTCGGAGAGGACTGAAGAGACTTGGCTTCTGCTTCCAAGGAAAGGTTGCATATCTTTCGGGTTTAGGCGGCGATTGGTCATCACGCACCGGATGATTTCCAGTGGCGTTGGCTTCGCAGGCGAGCTAAAAATATGTAAGCGTTCATACTTACGCATTTCTGCCAGCAAACTTTCCAACGATTCGTACTCTGGGGAGTCCGGTGGTGTGCCGACAAGCGCTAAAAGCAATGTTCGGGCCTGCTCATACTGAGCGCCCGTCTGGATTGCTTTGATGGTTTGAACCCTGCTCATCGCCTAAACACCTGTCATTAAATGCTATATATTTGATAGCTGTAAAAGAGCGCGGGAAACACCCGCTGTCAACATGACGAATAGCCCGTCTCAAAATGCGTGTCAATCCCCAGATCCTCAACTTGGGAACAGATAGAATCGCAAGTAAATAAGGTTCCAGAGAACAGACGCAGTGGGCTTAAATAATTAGCAAATCTCCCCATACGTCAACCGTTCCTCGTATTCCGCCTGCTTGCCTTTGTTCCACAGCGACACCGGGCGATAATACCCCACGATGCGGGTGAACACTTCCGAGGCGGCGCCGCAGTCCGGGCACTCGAAGTGCTCGCCTTTGATGTAGCCGTGGGTCTTGCAGATGGAAAACGTCGGCGTAATCGACAGGTAGGGGATTTTCGTCAGGGTAAAGGCCTTGACGATAAACGACTTGAGCGCCTCCACATCGGCCACGGCTTCGCCTAAATAGGTGTGGAACACCGTGCCGCCGGTGTAGAGCGGCTGGAGCTTGTTTTGATGCTCCAGGGCGGCGAACACGTCGCGCGACAGCCCGACCGGCAGGGTGGTGGAATTGGTGTAGTACGGCGTGCCGTTGCCCGAGGCTTTGATATCGGCGTAGAGCGACTTGTCGATCTTGGCCAGACGGTAGCTGGTGCCCTCGGCCGGGGTGGCTTCGAGATTGTAGAGGTTGCCCGTTTCTTCCTGAAAGCCGGCGGTCAGCGTGCGCAGATGTTCAAGCATCCGGGTCATGAGCCGCACCCCGGCCTCGGTCTCGATGCCCTTGCCCAGGAGGTTTAAGCAGGCTTCGTGCCCGCCGACCAGCCCGATGGTGGAGAAATGGCCCTTGAAGCCGTTGGTCAGGTAGCGCTTGGTCCAAGGGAAAAGGCCGCGCTCCAGGTTGTCGCTGATCATCTTGCGCTTGAATTCCAGGGCGTCCTTGGCCAGCTCGGCATACTCGCCAACGAGATCGAGGAAGTCTTCCTCGCCCTGGGCCAGAAAGGCCAGCTTGGGCAGATTGAGCGTCACCACGCCGACCGATCCGGTCAGGTCGCCGGCCCCGAAAAGTCCGCCCACCTTGGTGCGCAACTGGCGCAAATCCATCTGCAACCGGCAGCACATGGAGCGCACGTCCTCGGGCGACAGATCGGAATTGATGAAGTTCTGGAAATAGGGCGCGCCGTACTTGGCGGTCAATTCCAGCAGCAGCCGGCCGATTTCGCCGTCCCAGGGAAACTCGGCCGTGATGTTGTAGGTGGGGATGGGAAACGAGAAAATGCGGCCGTCAAAATCCCCCTCGCCCATGACCTCCAAAAAGGCCCGGTTGATCATCTCCATTTCCGGCCCGAAGTCGCCGTAGACCGCGTCCTGCAGCACGCCGCCGATGATGACGGCCTCCTTGGCCAGATGCTTGGGCGGGGCCAGATCAAAGGTGAGGTTGGTAAATGGGCTTTGCCCGCCCCAGCGCGAGGTGGTGTTGAGGTTGAAGATGAATTTTTGCATGGCCTGGCGCACTTCGCGGTAGGTGAGCGCATCGTGGCGGATAAACGGGGCCAGGTAGGTATCGACGTTGTTGAAGGCCTGGGCTCCGGCCCATTCGTTTTGCAGCGTGCCCAGGAAATTGACCATCTGGCCTAGAGCGGTGTCGAAGTGGCGGGCCGGGCCGGCGCTGGAACGGCCCTGGAGATTGAAGCCTTCGAGCAGCAGATCGCGCAGGCTCCAGCCGGCGCAATAGCCGGCCAGCCCGAAGGACAGGTCGTGGATGTGGAAATAGCCGTGCTCGTGGGCGGCCCGGGCCTCTTCGGGATATTTGCCCAGGGCGTAGCGGGCCTGGACCGTGCCCGAGAGATGGAGCATGAGGCCCTGGAAACTGTGGGTCATGTTGGCGTTTTCCGCCACCCGCCAGTCGGTCTTGGCAATGTAGTTGTCGATGACGTCGGCGATGTCCAGGAAGGCGGCCTTTTGCTCGCGCAGCTCCCGGCGTTTTTCCCGGTAGACGATGTAGCGCCGGGCCACATTGTACAGCCGCGATTCCATGAGCACCAGTTCCACGGCATCCTGGACCTGTTCCTGCTCGGGCACGTCGTTGCCCAGTTCCGTCAGCTTGCCCTCCACCTTGCCGGCCAGCCGGGTGGCTAAAAGCGGGTCCTTGACGCCGCTGGCCTTGAGGGCTTTCAAGATGGCCTGGGCAATGCGCTGGGTGCTCCACGTTTCCAGACAACCGTCGCGTTTGCGAATCTGCTTAGGCATGTTCCCTCTCCTTCCCATGGCTGGCAATCGGTCTGAACGGTTGGAGCGTGAGCGCGTGTCCGGCCGGCAGCAGCGAGGCGATCTCCCGGAGGTCGGCTTCGGACAGCTCGGGCACGCGGGTGGTGCGAAACCGGATGCGCCCGGGATGGGCCTGGGCCAGGGCAAAGACCTGCTCCAGGCTGTGGCGGGCCGTGGCGGCATCGACGCGGTTGCCGGTAACGAGCGGATAGCTGGCAAAGGGGGCTTTGACGTCCACGGCCAGATGCACGTCCGGGTGGCCGGCTAACAGCGCGGCCAGGACGTCCGGACGCAGCCCGTTGGAATCGACCTTGACCGGCAGGCCCGAGGCGGCAAGGCCGACGGCCAGATCGACCAGCCCCGGGGTCAGGGTGGGTTCGCCGCCGGTGATGACCAGCCCGTCGAGCCAGCGCCTATGGGTGGCCACGAACCGGCGCACGTCTTTCTCGGCCACGAGCGGTCCGGCCTGGGCCGACCAGGCCAGGGCGGCGTTGTGACAATGGGGACAGCGCAGGTTGCAGCCGCCGAAAAAGAGCACGGCGCAGAGGCGTCCCGGCCAATCGCACAAGGACATGGGCTCGATGCCGCGCACGAGCGTCCAGGCGGATAAGTAGGTCATTTTGTAAGCGATGCCAGCGTGATGAAAAGGTGCGACCCCCGGCCCGCTCCCCAACGCGCCGAGGCTGGGACGTCCCCAACACTCCCCAAGCCGCATCTGTCATACGCCCGGGAACGGTGAAATCAAGAGGCCGGCCGGCCCTGCGGCAGATCGAAACCGGCAAGGCCGCGCCCTGCCGGGTAATCTTTTTTCAAGACATGTTTACACGGCGGCAATGTCCTCGCCGTCCGGAAGGTCCAGACGCACGGGCATGATCATAAACGGCATGCCCAGCCGGTAGATTTGGCGTTGCAGGGAGAAGACGACGTAGTTGTGCAGGAAGCGGGTGAAAAAGGTGTCGTGTTCAAAGACGATCTGGCCGCCGAAAAAGATGGCCTTGGGGAAGCGGTCCCGCAGGGGCGGGGCCAGCTCCAGGACCTCCTGGACGATGTCGGTGCCGACGGCCCAGTGGGCTTCGGCGTGGTAGCCGCGCTCGGTCATGACGCTGACGTATTTGCCAAGCCCTTCTTCCATCTCGGTCTTGAGCTGGTTGAGCTTGTCCGTGCCGCGAAAGACCGCCGCATCCACCACGCCGATCTGCACGAAGACGTAGTTGGCGATGTCCTTGCCGAAAAGGCGCACCACCGAAAGCAGGGTATGGACGCCCAGGCCGCTGAATCCGTTGACGAAGATGACGGCGGTCGGGGCCTGGGGATCGGGCTTGGGGCCGTGGGCGCTTTTGGGAATAGGCCGGGTGTAGGGGTTTTCGGGATCGATGACGGCGCGCAGCACGTCGAGCTTGCGGATGCTCTTCCACACCCGGTTGTAGTGGCGTTTGACGGCAAGGGCGGCCAGCACCAGCGCCCCGGTGATGACGATGGTCACCCAGCCGCCGGCATCGAATTTGACGATGGTCACGGTGATCAGGATAAAGCTCGTCAGGGCCAGTCCGAGGCCGTTTAAGAGCATGCCCTTGCCCCAGTGGGCGGAGGAGC
The Desulfovibrio sp. TomC genome window above contains:
- a CDS encoding nucleotidyltransferase domain-containing protein codes for the protein MDRTHIQTVADTIAKAFAPNRIILFGSHARGEAGPESDLDLYVEMETDLRPPARTAAIAALFGLRTWSLDVLVHTPAEARRLSQQPTSFLSRIQAEGVVLHERR
- a CDS encoding anaerobic ribonucleoside-triphosphate reductase activating protein; protein product: MTYLSAWTLVRGIEPMSLCDWPGRLCAVLFFGGCNLRCPHCHNAALAWSAQAGPLVAEKDVRRFVATHRRWLDGLVITGGEPTLTPGLVDLAVGLAASGLPVKVDSNGLRPDVLAALLAGHPDVHLAVDVKAPFASYPLVTGNRVDAATARHSLEQVFALAQAHPGRIRFRTTRVPELSEADLREIASLLPAGHALTLQPFRPIASHGKEREHA
- a CDS encoding DUF2188 domain-containing protein; this encodes MAKSTHVVPNSSRGGWDSKDSGNSRVSRHFDKKSETTDWAREHSSKIGSELVIHNKNGQIGQKDSHGNDDCPPRG
- a CDS encoding ribonucleoside triphosphate reductase, producing the protein MPKQIRKRDGCLETWSTQRIAQAILKALKASGVKDPLLATRLAGKVEGKLTELGNDVPEQEQVQDAVELVLMESRLYNVARRYIVYREKRRELREQKAAFLDIADVIDNYIAKTDWRVAENANMTHSFQGLMLHLSGTVQARYALGKYPEEARAAHEHGYFHIHDLSFGLAGYCAGWSLRDLLLEGFNLQGRSSAGPARHFDTALGQMVNFLGTLQNEWAGAQAFNNVDTYLAPFIRHDALTYREVRQAMQKFIFNLNTTSRWGGQSPFTNLTFDLAPPKHLAKEAVIIGGVLQDAVYGDFGPEMEMINRAFLEVMGEGDFDGRIFSFPIPTYNITAEFPWDGEIGRLLLELTAKYGAPYFQNFINSDLSPEDVRSMCCRLQMDLRQLRTKVGGLFGAGDLTGSVGVVTLNLPKLAFLAQGEEDFLDLVGEYAELAKDALEFKRKMISDNLERGLFPWTKRYLTNGFKGHFSTIGLVGGHEACLNLLGKGIETEAGVRLMTRMLEHLRTLTAGFQEETGNLYNLEATPAEGTSYRLAKIDKSLYADIKASGNGTPYYTNSTTLPVGLSRDVFAALEHQNKLQPLYTGGTVFHTYLGEAVADVEALKSFIVKAFTLTKIPYLSITPTFSICKTHGYIKGEHFECPDCGAASEVFTRIVGYYRPVSLWNKGKQAEYEERLTYGEIC
- a CDS encoding type II toxin-antitoxin system RelE family toxin, with product MAAIKHTAGRLSRGCWNRDLRAGLGGGVKAERPCPDASVAVRLFDLLHAPEASDTSALKNSPYRRADVGEYRIVYRVEDDVLLEPLIGKRNDGDVYKRLGRMG